The Nocardiopsis dassonvillei subsp. dassonvillei DSM 43111 genome contains a region encoding:
- a CDS encoding acetoin utilization protein AcuC has product MAWDDGLTAYDFGPQHPMAPIRVELTMALSRELGVLDAPGVGLLDVEPASDELLSLVHDPAYIEAVKRAGRTLEPDDAHMLGTSDNPVFKDMHDAAALISGASVAAARAVWSGETAHAANIAGGLHHAMRGNAWGFCVYNDPALAIAWLLEQGAKRVAYVDVDVHHGDGVQNAFYNDPRVLTISLHESPATLFPGTGQASETGGPDAEGYAVNVALPAGTGDNGWHRAFDAVVPPLLHEFQPEILVTQQGCDTHALDPLANLTLSVDGQRRAYAELHELARKTAGGRWLLFGGGGYGLVHVVPRAWTHLLGEAAGRPIDPDTETPQGWRDFVRQRTGELAPLYMTDGREVVFDHFVDGYDPGDPVDRAIHATRTAVFPSHGIDPSL; this is encoded by the coding sequence GTGGCATGGGACGACGGACTCACGGCCTACGACTTCGGTCCGCAGCACCCGATGGCGCCGATACGCGTCGAGCTGACCATGGCGCTCAGCCGCGAACTCGGCGTGCTGGACGCGCCGGGGGTCGGACTCCTGGACGTCGAACCCGCCTCGGACGAACTCCTGTCCCTCGTGCACGACCCCGCCTACATCGAGGCGGTCAAGCGCGCGGGCCGCACGCTGGAGCCCGACGACGCCCACATGCTGGGCACCTCCGACAACCCCGTCTTCAAGGACATGCACGACGCCGCCGCGCTCATCTCCGGCGCGTCCGTGGCCGCCGCGCGGGCGGTCTGGAGCGGGGAGACCGCGCACGCGGCCAACATCGCGGGCGGCCTGCACCACGCCATGCGCGGCAACGCCTGGGGCTTCTGCGTCTACAACGACCCCGCCCTGGCCATCGCCTGGCTGCTGGAGCAGGGGGCCAAGCGCGTCGCCTACGTGGACGTGGACGTCCACCACGGCGACGGCGTCCAGAACGCCTTCTACAACGACCCGCGCGTGCTCACCATCAGCCTCCACGAGTCCCCGGCGACCCTGTTCCCCGGCACCGGCCAGGCCTCCGAGACCGGCGGCCCGGACGCCGAGGGGTACGCGGTCAACGTCGCCCTGCCCGCGGGCACCGGCGACAACGGCTGGCACCGCGCCTTCGACGCCGTCGTGCCGCCGCTGCTGCACGAGTTCCAGCCCGAGATCCTGGTGACCCAGCAGGGCTGCGACACCCACGCCCTGGACCCGCTCGCCAACCTCACCCTGAGCGTGGACGGCCAGCGCCGGGCCTACGCCGAGCTGCACGAGCTGGCCCGCAAGACGGCGGGCGGCCGCTGGCTGCTGTTCGGCGGCGGCGGGTACGGGCTGGTCCACGTCGTCCCCCGCGCCTGGACCCACCTGCTGGGCGAGGCCGCGGGCCGTCCCATCGACCCCGACACCGAGACCCCGCAGGGCTGGCGCGACTTCGTGCGCCAGCGCACGGGGGAGCTGGCGCCGCTGTACATGACCGACGGGCGCGAGGTCGTCTTCGACCACTTCGTGGACGGCTACGACCCGGGCGACCCGGTGGACCGGGCCATCCACGCGACCCGGACCGCGGTCTTCCCCAGCCACGGGATCGACCCGAGCCTGTAG
- a CDS encoding C40 family peptidase, translating into MRIPRHHEQTQACRPTDPGRQASPVPPRRGGRALAVAALTAAALAAGTAPALAQPVQHPQPVRPAQQAAPTAQDSAGPRRVHMSLSRSTVEDAIDAAESKKGTPYRWGGTGPNGFDCSGLVQWAYKQAGVDLPRIAHDQVGAGTRVSYSNARRGDILYWADSGGYAYHVAIYLGGGRMIDAPNSGDHVRERDVHKHGLAGAVRL; encoded by the coding sequence ATGCGAATACCGCGACACCACGAGCAAACGCAGGCCTGCCGTCCCACGGATCCGGGGCGGCAGGCCTCGCCCGTTCCTCCGCGCCGCGGCGGGCGCGCGCTCGCCGTCGCCGCGCTCACCGCGGCCGCCCTGGCCGCCGGTACGGCGCCCGCGCTCGCCCAGCCGGTCCAGCATCCGCAGCCGGTGCGACCGGCGCAGCAGGCCGCGCCCACCGCGCAGGACTCAGCCGGACCCCGGCGCGTCCACATGTCGCTGTCCAGGTCGACGGTGGAGGACGCCATCGACGCCGCCGAGTCCAAGAAGGGCACCCCTTACCGCTGGGGAGGCACCGGCCCCAACGGCTTCGACTGCTCGGGACTCGTCCAGTGGGCCTACAAGCAGGCCGGGGTTGACCTGCCCCGCATCGCCCACGACCAGGTCGGCGCCGGGACCCGGGTCTCCTACTCCAACGCCCGCAGGGGCGACATCCTGTACTGGGCCGACAGCGGCGGATACGCCTACCACGTCGCCATCTACCTCGGTGGCGGGCGCATGATCGACGCGCCGAACTCGGGGGACCACGTCCGCGAGCGGGACGTCCACAAGCACGGTCTCGCAGGCGCCGTACGGCTGTGA
- a CDS encoding LacI family DNA-binding transcriptional regulator has translation MAVTIKDVALASGVHVSTVSRTFSAAHLVNADTRTRVLAAASALGYRPNRAARALSTRRTGNLGLIVADIANPFFPPLIKAAQAHARRSDHHVFVADTDEQARVEEELIRSMATQVDGALLVAPRLSNRLIAELSADVPFVVVNRQPAGLPAVLMDVASGAGQAVDHLATLGHREIALLTGPRASWTNQRLERAAEEAALRRGLVLHGVGPNQPTEEGGAAAAREVLDLGATAVLAYNDLVALGLVQELRDLGASVPGDLSVVGVDNTHTARHCDLTSIDMPTAAAGRSAIDLLLHRVSSGDSPGTVTLDTRLVVRGSTAPPPA, from the coding sequence GTGGCCGTGACCATCAAGGACGTCGCCCTGGCGAGCGGGGTGCACGTCTCCACCGTCTCCCGGACCTTCTCCGCCGCGCACCTGGTCAACGCCGACACCCGGACCCGCGTGCTCGCCGCCGCCAGCGCCCTGGGCTACCGGCCCAACCGCGCCGCGCGGGCCCTGTCCACCCGCCGCACCGGCAACCTGGGGCTGATCGTCGCCGACATCGCCAACCCGTTCTTCCCGCCCCTGATCAAGGCCGCGCAGGCCCACGCCCGCCGCAGCGACCACCACGTGTTCGTCGCCGACACCGACGAGCAGGCCCGCGTGGAGGAGGAGCTGATCCGCTCCATGGCCACCCAGGTGGACGGCGCGCTCCTGGTCGCGCCGCGCCTGAGCAACCGCCTGATCGCGGAGCTGAGCGCCGACGTGCCCTTCGTTGTGGTCAACCGCCAGCCCGCCGGGCTGCCAGCCGTCCTCATGGACGTGGCCTCGGGCGCCGGGCAGGCCGTGGACCACCTCGCCACCCTCGGCCACCGCGAGATCGCCCTGCTCACCGGACCGCGCGCGTCGTGGACCAACCAGCGCCTGGAGCGCGCGGCGGAGGAGGCCGCCCTGCGCCGCGGCCTGGTCCTGCACGGCGTGGGACCCAACCAGCCCACCGAGGAGGGCGGCGCGGCCGCCGCCCGGGAGGTGCTGGACCTCGGCGCCACCGCCGTCCTGGCCTACAACGACCTGGTCGCCCTCGGTCTGGTCCAGGAGCTGCGGGACCTGGGCGCGTCCGTGCCCGGCGACCTCAGCGTCGTCGGCGTCGACAACACCCACACCGCCCGGCACTGCGACCTGACCAGCATCGACATGCCCACCGCCGCGGCCGGACGCTCCGCCATCGACCTGCTGCTGCACCGCGTCAGCAGCGGGGACTCCCCCGGCACCGTCACCCTGGACACCCGCCTGGTCGTGCGGGGGTCCACCGCTCCCCCGCCCGCCTGA
- a CDS encoding sugar phosphate isomerase/epimerase family protein: protein MSPIQVPDAPVVLSSASVYPEKTPAAFEIAAKLGYDGVEVLVSSDPASQDIDLLRRLSDYHQIPVTAVHSPCLVLTQRVWGREPWGKLVRSKEMAEALGAKTIVVHPAFRWQRDYAREFETGISRMQDETDVVFAVENMYPVRVRDREVVPYAPSWNPLDRDYPDVTLDLSHTAMSGSDAMDMAKRLGDRLSHIHVADGIGGQNLDEHLIPGRGRQPVGELLEYLAGNGFEGQLVLEVSTRKAPDRQARMRELAEALAFTRLHFARTAGPGDRPRDRRERIALLRRAPSAPPRRFAVDEGGTVDDKGTVDPE from the coding sequence GTGAGCCCTATCCAGGTCCCAGACGCGCCCGTCGTCCTGTCGTCGGCGTCGGTCTACCCGGAGAAGACCCCGGCCGCCTTCGAGATCGCCGCGAAGCTGGGGTACGACGGCGTGGAGGTGCTCGTCTCCTCCGATCCGGCAAGCCAGGACATCGACCTCCTACGGCGCCTCTCGGACTACCACCAGATCCCCGTCACCGCGGTCCACTCACCCTGCCTGGTCCTGACCCAGCGGGTGTGGGGCAGGGAGCCCTGGGGCAAACTCGTCCGCTCCAAGGAGATGGCCGAGGCCCTGGGCGCCAAGACGATCGTGGTGCACCCCGCCTTCCGATGGCAGCGCGACTACGCCCGCGAGTTCGAGACCGGTATCTCCCGCATGCAGGACGAGACCGACGTCGTCTTCGCCGTGGAGAACATGTACCCGGTGCGCGTGCGCGACCGCGAGGTCGTCCCCTACGCGCCGAGCTGGAACCCGCTCGACCGCGACTACCCCGACGTCACGCTCGACCTGTCGCACACCGCCATGTCCGGCTCCGACGCCATGGACATGGCCAAGCGCCTGGGCGACCGCCTCTCCCACATCCACGTGGCCGACGGCATCGGCGGCCAGAACCTCGACGAGCACCTCATCCCCGGGCGCGGACGCCAGCCGGTGGGCGAACTGCTGGAGTACCTGGCCGGGAACGGCTTCGAGGGCCAGCTGGTCCTTGAGGTCAGCACCCGCAAGGCCCCCGACCGCCAGGCGCGCATGCGCGAGCTGGCCGAGGCCCTGGCCTTCACCCGGCTGCACTTCGCCCGCACCGCGGGCCCCGGCGACCGGCCGCGCGACCGCCGCGAGCGCATCGCGCTGCTGCGCCGCGCCCCCTCGGCGCCGCCCCGCCGCTTCGCGGTCGACGAGGGCGGCACCGTGGACGACAAGGGCACCGTCGACCCCGAGTGA
- the ccsB gene encoding c-type cytochrome biogenesis protein CcsB: MTYTLAAQVDEVMTSVSDSLIIAMIVTYAAALFLFAIEAAYGKRTRLKAGRLMPVNAGAESGADDGIKVNVRSTEVEARASQSVLGKIALGVTTFGFVMGVAQIIARGLAAGRWPWGNMFEFVVALCLVAVGGLLFASYRYQARFLGAFVLVPVLVLLGIGVRWLYVDPGPLIPALHSYWVPIHVTATIIAGGAFMVSGAAGVTYLVAHRAEARRALGERVAGIAGRLPSPELLDRISHRFILFAFPLWTFGIIAGSIWADEAWGRFWGWDPKEVWSFISWVIYAAYLHARATGGWRGPKATWINVVGFATILFNFFAVNYMFSGLHSYA, translated from the coding sequence GTGACGTACACACTCGCCGCACAGGTGGACGAGGTGATGACGTCAGTCAGTGACTCGTTGATCATCGCGATGATCGTCACGTACGCGGCTGCGCTGTTCCTCTTCGCCATCGAGGCCGCCTACGGAAAACGCACCAGGCTCAAGGCCGGTCGGCTCATGCCGGTCAACGCCGGTGCCGAGTCCGGCGCCGACGACGGCATCAAGGTCAACGTCCGCAGCACCGAGGTGGAGGCCAGGGCCTCCCAGAGCGTCCTGGGCAAGATCGCCCTGGGCGTGACGACGTTCGGCTTCGTGATGGGTGTCGCCCAGATCATCGCCCGCGGCCTGGCCGCCGGGCGCTGGCCCTGGGGCAACATGTTCGAGTTCGTCGTGGCCCTGTGCCTGGTCGCGGTGGGCGGTCTGCTCTTCGCCTCCTACCGGTACCAGGCGCGCTTCCTGGGCGCGTTCGTGCTGGTCCCGGTGCTCGTCCTGCTGGGCATCGGCGTCCGCTGGCTGTATGTGGACCCGGGCCCGCTCATCCCCGCCCTGCACTCGTACTGGGTGCCCATCCACGTGACCGCGACGATCATCGCGGGCGGCGCCTTCATGGTCTCCGGCGCGGCCGGCGTCACCTACCTCGTGGCGCACCGGGCCGAGGCCAGGCGCGCGCTGGGCGAGCGGGTGGCCGGTATCGCGGGCCGCCTGCCCAGCCCCGAGCTGCTGGACCGGATCTCCCACCGGTTCATCCTCTTCGCCTTCCCGCTGTGGACCTTCGGCATCATCGCCGGTTCCATCTGGGCCGACGAGGCCTGGGGCCGCTTCTGGGGCTGGGACCCCAAGGAGGTCTGGTCGTTCATCTCCTGGGTGATCTACGCGGCCTACCTGCACGCCCGGGCCACCGGCGGCTGGCGCGGACCCAAGGCCACGTGGATCAACGTGGTGGGCTTCGCGACCATCCTGTTCAACTTCTTCGCGGTGAACTACATGTTCAGCGGTCTGCACTCCTACGCCTGA
- a CDS encoding cytochrome c biogenesis CcdA family protein: MDPIGTTVLTGSLLAAIPLALAAGLVSFLSPCVLPLVPGYLSYVTGMSGTQVRERTASTAGGGTATVADVDAELASRRWTMVTGSVLFIAGFTLVFVAVGGFIGWLGEILMDYTDPITRVLGVLTVVLGLAFMGVVPGFGREFRFHRLPRAGLAGAPLLGVLFGLGWTPCIGPTLAAVQTLAFVEGGAGRGMLLSLAYCVGLGLPFVLASLLYRRALGTFDWLKRRTRTVTVIGGAMLVLVGLAMVTGLWTQLTIAMQGWAADFQTVI, translated from the coding sequence ATGGACCCCATCGGCACCACCGTCCTCACCGGCTCCCTGCTGGCCGCGATCCCGCTGGCCCTGGCCGCGGGCCTGGTCTCCTTCCTCTCGCCCTGCGTGCTCCCTCTCGTGCCCGGCTACCTGTCCTACGTGACCGGGATGAGCGGCACCCAGGTGCGCGAGCGCACCGCCTCGACCGCGGGGGGCGGCACCGCCACCGTCGCCGACGTCGACGCCGAACTGGCCTCCCGCCGCTGGACCATGGTCACGGGCAGCGTCCTGTTCATCGCCGGGTTCACCCTGGTGTTCGTCGCCGTCGGCGGCTTCATCGGCTGGCTCGGTGAGATCCTCATGGACTACACCGACCCCATCACACGGGTGCTCGGCGTCCTCACCGTCGTCCTGGGCCTGGCCTTCATGGGCGTCGTCCCGGGCTTCGGGCGCGAGTTCCGCTTCCACCGCCTGCCGCGCGCCGGACTGGCGGGCGCGCCCCTGCTCGGCGTCCTGTTCGGCCTGGGCTGGACCCCCTGCATCGGGCCGACCCTGGCCGCCGTGCAGACCCTCGCCTTCGTCGAGGGCGGCGCCGGACGCGGCATGCTGCTGTCCCTGGCCTACTGCGTCGGCCTCGGGCTGCCGTTCGTCCTGGCCTCCCTCCTCTACCGGCGCGCGCTGGGCACCTTCGACTGGCTCAAGCGCCGCACCCGCACGGTCACCGTGATCGGCGGGGCCATGCTCGTCCTGGTCGGCCTGGCGATGGTGACCGGCCTGTGGACGCAGCTGACCATCGCCATGCAGGGCTGGGCCGCCGACTTCCAGACGGTGATCTGA
- a CDS encoding helix-turn-helix domain-containing protein, whose protein sequence is MNGSKPPLEEVRFLTVAEVATIMRVSKMTVYRMVHSGVLPAIRVGRSYRVPERAVHDYLREAFVEAG, encoded by the coding sequence ATGAACGGGAGCAAGCCGCCTCTCGAAGAGGTCAGGTTCCTGACCGTGGCGGAGGTAGCCACGATCATGCGTGTGTCCAAGATGACCGTTTACCGAATGGTGCACTCGGGAGTTCTCCCCGCGATTCGCGTGGGGCGTTCCTACCGGGTCCCCGAGCGGGCCGTGCACGACTACCTCCGCGAGGCTTTCGTCGAGGCTGGTTGA
- a CDS encoding phosphatase, with protein sequence MTPPTRAELITYLVRTGIAGHVDTPRQNNLRHYRRLVQKDPYHQFGLTFSHDWTYSEVLALMSKRCGVVADEEYVWGIDTIDPDLTIDALEAFADRLALAAERRERVLFATGHPRNLRETYRAWKDALAERGCQVLTAGGGYSYEVTTERPPNRRIVVWEDDIAIVTDGRLARHSHHPFAMRAILADLADRGEAWPQLVIADHGFAGAAGEAGVPAMGFADCNDPALFLAEAEGKLLVTVPLDDGYLTEDYAPLREYVLARAGLL encoded by the coding sequence GTGACGCCGCCGACACGCGCTGAACTGATCACCTATCTGGTGCGCACGGGAATCGCCGGGCACGTCGACACCCCGCGCCAGAACAACCTGCGGCACTACCGGCGGCTCGTCCAGAAGGACCCCTACCACCAGTTCGGTCTCACCTTCTCCCACGACTGGACCTACTCCGAGGTCCTGGCGCTGATGAGCAAGCGCTGCGGCGTGGTGGCCGACGAGGAGTACGTGTGGGGGATCGACACCATCGACCCCGACCTGACCATCGACGCCCTGGAGGCCTTCGCCGACCGGCTGGCCCTGGCCGCCGAGCGCCGGGAACGGGTCCTGTTCGCCACCGGCCACCCGCGCAACCTCCGCGAGACCTACCGCGCCTGGAAGGACGCCCTCGCCGAGCGCGGGTGCCAGGTTCTCACCGCTGGTGGCGGCTATTCCTACGAAGTGACCACGGAGCGTCCCCCGAACCGGCGGATCGTGGTGTGGGAGGACGACATCGCCATCGTCACGGACGGTCGCCTCGCCCGCCACAGCCACCACCCCTTCGCCATGCGTGCCATCCTCGCGGACCTCGCGGACCGCGGTGAGGCATGGCCGCAGTTGGTCATCGCCGACCACGGGTTCGCGGGTGCGGCGGGTGAGGCGGGAGTGCCCGCGATGGGCTTCGCCGACTGCAACGACCCCGCCCTCTTCCTCGCCGAGGCCGAAGGGAAACTACTGGTCACGGTGCCTTTGGACGACGGTTACCTGACCGAGGACTACGCCCCTCTGCGCGAATACGTTCTCGCCCGGGCCGGTCTCCTGTGA
- the resB gene encoding cytochrome c biogenesis protein ResB, with the protein MSTTANDQGAGTAAQNGEGARPRPKGLGAVGWLRWIWRTLTSMRTALILLFLLAVGAIPGSILPQNVVSVDEVNTYFQENPELAPWLDRFYLFDVFSSPWYAAIYLLLFVSLAGCVLPRALAHARAVRARPVHTPKNLGRMPYAAAFTTDADPETVLEQSRRVLRGYRTERYGDSLSTETGYLREAGNVLFHLALLGLLLALAAGSFLGYRGNMLLVEGDGFANTLTSYDAIYPGHWTDTDSLEPFSIHLDDFEASFIEDGGLRGQAESYVADLTYREAPDAPQERHRLEVNHPLSVAGVQVYLLGHGYAPEFEVRNAEGDLVFDQAVPFLHRDTASYTSDGVVKVPDTGGEQLGFVGVFLPSAVETPEGEMVSNFPGAQNPRITLEGYRGDLGLIDPQSVYQLRTGGMEELGSSPVMEIGDTWELPEGAGSITFSGYKEYVSLQMNRDGARLPALTAASLAVAGLIVTLFVRPRRVWVRATRGGDGRTHVELAALGKTEAAGNNVEFHELTTELAGRLRSRSDGESGSGPDSRPTAGPDTDPDPAPGSDPHPPSDPPESTTQGSDR; encoded by the coding sequence ATGAGTACGACCGCGAACGACCAAGGGGCCGGGACCGCCGCCCAGAACGGGGAGGGCGCCCGACCGCGCCCCAAGGGCCTGGGCGCGGTCGGCTGGCTGCGCTGGATCTGGCGCACCCTGACCTCGATGCGCACCGCCCTGATCCTGCTGTTCCTGCTGGCCGTCGGGGCCATCCCGGGCTCGATCCTGCCGCAGAACGTGGTGAGCGTCGACGAGGTCAACACCTACTTCCAGGAGAACCCCGAACTGGCGCCCTGGCTGGACCGGTTCTACCTCTTCGACGTGTTCTCCTCGCCCTGGTACGCGGCGATCTACCTGCTGCTGTTCGTCTCCCTGGCGGGCTGCGTGCTCCCCCGGGCGCTGGCGCACGCCCGCGCGGTGCGGGCCCGCCCGGTGCACACGCCCAAGAACCTGGGCCGGATGCCCTACGCCGCCGCGTTCACCACCGACGCCGACCCCGAGACGGTGCTGGAGCAGTCCCGCAGGGTCCTGCGGGGCTACCGGACCGAGCGCTACGGCGACTCCCTCTCCACCGAGACCGGCTACCTGCGCGAGGCCGGGAACGTCCTGTTCCACCTCGCCCTGCTGGGCCTGCTGCTCGCCCTGGCCGCCGGGTCCTTCCTCGGCTACCGCGGCAACATGCTCCTGGTGGAGGGCGACGGGTTCGCCAACACCCTGACCTCCTACGACGCGATCTACCCCGGGCACTGGACCGACACCGACTCCCTGGAACCCTTCTCCATCCACCTGGACGACTTCGAGGCCTCCTTCATCGAGGACGGCGGCCTGCGCGGCCAGGCCGAGTCCTACGTCGCCGACCTCACCTACAGGGAGGCGCCCGACGCGCCGCAGGAGCGGCACCGGCTGGAGGTCAACCACCCGTTGAGCGTGGCGGGCGTGCAGGTCTACCTGCTCGGCCACGGGTACGCGCCGGAGTTCGAGGTGCGCAACGCCGAGGGCGACCTGGTCTTCGACCAGGCGGTCCCCTTCCTGCACCGGGACACGGCCTCCTACACCTCCGACGGCGTGGTCAAGGTGCCCGACACCGGAGGCGAGCAGCTCGGCTTCGTCGGCGTGTTCCTGCCCAGCGCGGTGGAGACGCCCGAGGGGGAGATGGTCTCCAACTTTCCCGGGGCCCAGAACCCCCGGATCACCCTGGAGGGCTACCGGGGAGACCTGGGGCTGATCGACCCGCAGTCGGTCTACCAGCTGCGCACCGGCGGCATGGAGGAGCTGGGCAGCTCCCCCGTGATGGAGATCGGGGACACCTGGGAGCTGCCCGAGGGCGCCGGGTCGATCACCTTCTCCGGATACAAGGAGTACGTCAGCCTCCAGATGAACCGCGACGGCGCCCGGCTGCCCGCGCTGACCGCGGCCTCCCTGGCCGTCGCCGGGCTGATCGTCACCCTGTTCGTCCGCCCGCGCCGCGTGTGGGTGCGCGCGACCAGGGGCGGGGACGGCCGCACCCACGTGGAGCTGGCCGCCCTGGGCAAGACCGAGGCGGCCGGGAACAACGTGGAGTTCCACGAACTCACCACGGAACTCGCCGGACGGCTCCGGAGCCGGTCCGACGGGGAATCCGGCTCCGGACCGGACAGCCGTCCGACTGCCGGCCCGGACACCGACCCGGACCCCGCTCCGGGCTCCGACCCCCATCCGCCATCCGACCCGCCAGAGTCGACCACACAAGGGAGTGACCGGTGA
- a CDS encoding TlpA family protein disulfide reductase codes for MPRLAAAGLAAVLALTGCAGGNEIQASDEENRFISGDGSATTFEAAERTEAPEVTGTTLDGEEVSLGDYEGGIVVLNVWASWCGPCRAEQPVLDEVHAEYADLGVDFLGVNIKDDETAARSYQESMGVPYPSLYDQPGAVPQAFRDTVPPRSIPSTLVIDPEGRIAARVIGPTTYGQLTELLNPLVVEFDFGDPEERPRVAEQEAGQTASPEEADPSAGPSDAPSEADQGSGDEG; via the coding sequence GTGCCGCGCCTGGCGGCGGCCGGACTGGCCGCCGTACTCGCCCTGACCGGCTGTGCCGGGGGCAACGAGATCCAGGCCAGCGACGAGGAAAACCGCTTCATCTCCGGAGACGGCAGCGCCACCACCTTCGAGGCCGCCGAGCGCACCGAGGCCCCCGAGGTCACCGGCACCACCCTCGACGGCGAGGAGGTCTCCCTCGGCGACTACGAGGGCGGCATCGTCGTCCTCAACGTCTGGGCGAGCTGGTGCGGCCCCTGCCGCGCCGAGCAGCCGGTCCTGGACGAGGTGCACGCCGAGTACGCGGACCTGGGCGTGGACTTCCTCGGCGTGAACATCAAGGACGACGAGACGGCCGCGCGGTCCTACCAGGAGAGCATGGGCGTCCCCTACCCGAGCCTGTACGACCAGCCCGGCGCGGTGCCCCAGGCCTTCCGCGACACCGTGCCCCCGCGCTCCATCCCCAGCACGCTCGTCATCGACCCCGAGGGCCGCATCGCCGCCCGCGTCATCGGCCCGACCACCTACGGCCAGCTGACCGAGCTGCTCAACCCGCTGGTGGTCGAGTTCGACTTCGGCGACCCGGAGGAGCGCCCCCGCGTCGCGGAGCAGGAGGCCGGGCAGACGGCCTCCCCGGAGGAGGCCGACCCCTCGGCCGGGCCGTCGGACGCGCCGTCCGAGGCGGACCAGGGCTCCGGGGACGAGGGCTGA
- the proC gene encoding pyrroline-5-carboxylate reductase, with protein sequence MIAIIGAGKMGEALLAGMLATGHAPEDVLVTEPREEHAGELRARYGIEVVPAADAAKRADTLLLALKPQDMVALLDDLAPRLSSSCLVISVAAGITTAVLEEHLPSGTPVVRAMPNTPALMGQGMTAIAGGAHTGEAHLDRAEALLGTVGDVIRVGEQHMDTVTAISGSGPAYFYFIAETMIEAGVAMGMPRATAQKLVGQTITGAAAMLNGSGEHPVVLREAVTSPGGTTAAALRELERHGVRTAFTDAIEAARDRSNALSGS encoded by the coding sequence ATGATCGCCATCATCGGTGCCGGGAAGATGGGCGAGGCTCTGCTCGCCGGAATGCTGGCCACGGGCCACGCGCCGGAGGACGTCCTCGTCACCGAGCCGCGCGAGGAGCACGCCGGGGAGCTGCGCGCCCGCTACGGGATCGAGGTGGTCCCGGCCGCGGACGCCGCCAAGCGCGCCGACACCCTCCTGCTCGCGCTCAAGCCCCAGGACATGGTGGCGCTGCTGGACGACCTGGCGCCGCGCCTGTCCTCCTCCTGCCTCGTGATCTCCGTCGCGGCCGGGATCACCACCGCCGTGCTGGAGGAGCACCTGCCCTCCGGGACCCCCGTCGTCCGGGCGATGCCCAACACGCCCGCCCTGATGGGGCAGGGGATGACCGCGATCGCGGGCGGCGCCCACACCGGTGAGGCCCACCTGGACCGCGCCGAGGCGCTGCTGGGCACGGTCGGCGATGTCATCCGCGTGGGCGAGCAGCACATGGACACCGTCACCGCCATCTCCGGCAGCGGCCCCGCCTACTTCTACTTCATCGCCGAGACGATGATCGAGGCCGGTGTGGCGATGGGGATGCCGCGCGCCACCGCGCAGAAGCTGGTCGGCCAGACCATCACCGGCGCCGCCGCGATGCTCAACGGCTCGGGCGAGCACCCGGTCGTGCTGCGCGAGGCCGTCACCTCGCCGGGCGGCACCACCGCCGCCGCGCTGCGCGAGCTGGAGCGGCACGGCGTGCGCACGGCCTTCACCGACGCCATCGAGGCGGCCAGGGACCGCAGCAACGCGCTCTCCGGAAGCTGA